One region of Trinickia violacea genomic DNA includes:
- the eda gene encoding bifunctional 4-hydroxy-2-oxoglutarate aldolase/2-dehydro-3-deoxy-phosphogluconate aldolase — protein sequence MQMKTVSEIVRLGPVIPVLAFDSAEQGEHVSRALHAGGVKVLEITLRTEAGLQAIERASQLAPDIVVGVGTITKPAQCALAKKAGAQFGVSPGLTKEMHQAAQDAGLPLLPGVMTPSDIIVAMELGYEIVKFFPAQQAGGVPMLQAFYGPFPTLKFCPTGGITAESAPTFLAQPNVVCVGGSWLTPKSALAAQNWDEVTRLAHAATELAAHRN from the coding sequence ATGCAAATGAAGACGGTTAGCGAAATCGTACGTCTGGGTCCTGTGATTCCGGTGCTGGCATTCGACTCGGCCGAGCAGGGCGAGCACGTGTCGCGCGCGCTCCACGCAGGCGGCGTGAAGGTGCTCGAAATCACGCTGCGCACGGAGGCCGGGCTGCAAGCGATCGAGCGCGCGAGCCAGCTGGCGCCCGATATCGTCGTCGGCGTCGGCACGATCACGAAGCCCGCGCAGTGCGCGCTCGCCAAGAAGGCCGGCGCGCAGTTCGGCGTGTCGCCGGGGCTCACCAAGGAGATGCACCAGGCCGCGCAGGACGCCGGTCTGCCGCTTTTGCCGGGCGTGATGACGCCGTCGGACATCATCGTCGCGATGGAGCTCGGCTACGAGATCGTCAAGTTCTTCCCCGCGCAGCAGGCGGGCGGCGTGCCGATGCTGCAAGCGTTCTACGGGCCGTTCCCGACGCTGAAGTTCTGCCCGACGGGCGGCATTACCGCGGAATCTGCGCCGACCTTCCTGGCGCAGCCGAACGTGGTCTGCGTCGGTGGATCTTGGCTCACGCCGAAGTCCGCGCTCGCCGCCCAAAACTGGGACGAAGTGACCCGCCTCGCGCACGCCGCCACCGAGCTCGCCGCGCATCGCAATTGA
- the lptE gene encoding LPS-assembly lipoprotein LptE has translation MTRRSFLTLACSVMVLSACGFQLRGQQDYAFKRLAIAGAPAPVAARLTRMVQGGSDTVVVESTANADAILTMSEGRGVSTLTMNSQGLVEEYEISYSLSYQLVGKDGTVLIPQSMIALNRAMTYSNQYATAKGAEVDLLIADMQNDAVDQLTRRLSLVRSLHPAPGQQVPSVAPRIPLPSPPL, from the coding sequence GTGACTCGCAGATCGTTTTTGACGCTTGCGTGCAGCGTGATGGTGCTGTCCGCATGCGGCTTCCAGTTGCGCGGACAGCAGGACTACGCGTTCAAGCGGCTCGCCATTGCCGGCGCGCCGGCGCCGGTCGCGGCGCGCCTGACGCGCATGGTGCAGGGCGGCAGCGATACGGTGGTCGTCGAGTCGACGGCCAATGCGGATGCGATTTTGACGATGTCGGAAGGGCGTGGGGTCAGCACGCTGACGATGAACTCGCAGGGTCTCGTCGAAGAGTATGAAATCAGCTATTCGCTGAGCTACCAGCTTGTCGGCAAGGATGGAACCGTTCTGATCCCGCAGAGCATGATTGCGTTGAATCGGGCCATGACGTATAGCAACCAATACGCAACGGCAAAGGGTGCGGAGGTCGATTTGCTGATTGCCGACATGCAGAACGATGCCGTCGATCAGCTCACGCGCCGGCTTTCACTGGTGCGCTCGCTGCATCCGGCGCCGGGGCAGCAAGTGCCTTCTGTTGCGCCGCGCATCCCGTTGCCGTCGCCGCCGCTTTGA
- a CDS encoding CopD family protein, translating into MLWIKTFHIVLIASWFAGLFYLPRIFVNLAMETEPAAVRRLLVMARKLYRFMTLIAVPAIACGLWLWLVVGIGRGQGWIHAKLGVVVLLVIYHAYCGHLLAAFERGENRRSDKWYRFFNELPVLGMLAAVALVVLKPF; encoded by the coding sequence ATGCTCTGGATCAAGACCTTTCACATTGTTCTGATCGCTTCCTGGTTTGCGGGCTTGTTCTATCTGCCGCGCATTTTCGTGAATCTCGCCATGGAAACGGAGCCGGCCGCGGTGCGGCGGCTCCTCGTCATGGCGCGCAAGCTGTATCGCTTCATGACGCTCATCGCGGTGCCGGCCATCGCGTGCGGGCTGTGGCTGTGGCTCGTGGTCGGGATCGGTCGCGGGCAGGGGTGGATCCATGCGAAGCTCGGCGTGGTCGTGCTGCTCGTGATCTATCACGCGTACTGCGGGCATTTGCTGGCTGCGTTCGAGCGCGGGGAGAACCGCCGGTCGGACAAGTGGTACCGCTTCTTCAATGAGCTGCCGGTGCTGGGCATGCTGGCGGCGGTGGCGCTGGTGGTGCTGAAGCCGTTCTGA
- the edd gene encoding phosphogluconate dehydratase, whose protein sequence is MASPHSTLTTVTKRIVERSKPTRAAYLARIDAAQGRFPARGALSCANLAHGFAGLEGNDKLVIKQIRQPNIGIVSAYNEMLSAHAPYITYPDIIKQAARENGGVAQFAGGVPAMCDGVTQGNAGMELSLFSREVIAMSTAVALTHNMFDAALCLGICDKIVPGLLIGALQFGHLPTIFVPAGPMTSGLSNDDKAKIRQQFATGKVGRDALLEAESAAYHGHGTCTFYGTANSNQMLMEVMGLHLPGSAFVHPHTPLRDALTAAAARRVLDLTAERGNYTPIGHVIDEKSIVNGIVALLATGGSTNHTLHLVAIARAAGVVIDWDDFDALSQAVPLLAKIYPNGKADVNHYHAAGGMAFLIRNLLEGGLLHDDVTTVAGKGLAHYTEEPKLIDGQLKWVPGVAESGDANVLRPIGEPFQADGGLRLMQGKLGRGVIKISAVSPDHRKVTAPAIVFDSQEAVQEAFDNGELKRDFVAVVRFQGARANGMPELHRLTPLLGVLQDQGFHVALVTDGRMSGASGKVPAVIHVSPEALLAGPLGKVRTGDTIVIDAEAGVLDVEVDANEWAAREVAAPAHQAENEVGFGRELFGVFRSAAAPAEMGASVFGPLVGETAEQAAHVRQ, encoded by the coding sequence ATGGCCTCGCCGCATTCCACGCTGACCACCGTCACCAAGCGCATCGTCGAACGCAGCAAGCCGACGCGCGCGGCCTATCTCGCGCGCATCGACGCCGCGCAGGGCCGCTTCCCGGCACGCGGCGCGCTGTCGTGCGCGAATCTCGCACACGGTTTCGCGGGCCTCGAAGGCAACGACAAGCTCGTCATCAAGCAGATCCGCCAGCCGAATATCGGCATCGTGTCGGCGTACAACGAAATGCTGTCCGCGCACGCGCCGTACATCACGTACCCCGACATCATCAAGCAGGCCGCGCGCGAAAACGGCGGCGTCGCGCAATTCGCGGGCGGCGTGCCGGCGATGTGCGACGGCGTCACCCAAGGCAACGCAGGCATGGAGCTGTCGCTCTTTTCGCGTGAAGTGATCGCGATGAGCACGGCCGTCGCGCTCACGCACAACATGTTCGACGCGGCGCTGTGCCTCGGCATCTGCGACAAGATCGTGCCGGGCCTCCTGATCGGCGCGCTGCAGTTCGGCCATCTGCCGACGATCTTCGTGCCCGCCGGTCCGATGACGAGCGGCCTGTCGAACGATGACAAAGCCAAGATCCGCCAGCAGTTCGCGACGGGCAAAGTGGGACGCGATGCGCTGCTCGAGGCGGAATCGGCCGCTTACCATGGCCACGGCACCTGCACGTTCTACGGCACCGCGAACAGCAACCAGATGCTGATGGAGGTGATGGGCCTGCATCTGCCGGGCTCGGCGTTCGTTCACCCCCACACGCCGCTGCGCGACGCGCTCACGGCCGCCGCCGCGCGCCGGGTGCTCGATCTCACCGCCGAGCGCGGCAACTACACGCCGATCGGTCACGTCATCGATGAAAAGTCGATCGTCAACGGCATCGTCGCGCTGCTCGCGACGGGCGGCTCGACCAATCACACGCTGCACCTCGTCGCGATTGCACGCGCGGCCGGCGTCGTGATCGACTGGGACGACTTCGACGCGCTCTCGCAAGCCGTGCCGCTGCTCGCGAAGATTTACCCGAACGGCAAGGCCGACGTGAACCACTATCACGCCGCGGGCGGCATGGCATTCCTGATCCGCAATCTGCTGGAAGGCGGCTTGCTGCACGACGACGTGACGACGGTCGCCGGCAAGGGGCTTGCGCACTACACCGAGGAGCCGAAGCTGATCGACGGCCAATTGAAGTGGGTGCCGGGCGTCGCCGAGAGCGGGGATGCCAACGTGTTGCGCCCGATCGGCGAGCCGTTCCAGGCGGACGGCGGCCTGCGCCTGATGCAAGGCAAGCTCGGGCGCGGCGTGATCAAGATCTCGGCAGTCTCGCCCGATCATCGCAAGGTGACGGCTCCGGCGATCGTCTTCGATTCGCAGGAAGCTGTGCAGGAGGCGTTCGACAACGGCGAGCTGAAGCGCGATTTCGTCGCCGTGGTGCGCTTCCAGGGCGCGCGTGCGAACGGCATGCCGGAGCTGCACCGGCTGACGCCGCTGCTCGGCGTGTTGCAGGATCAAGGTTTCCACGTTGCGCTCGTCACCGACGGGCGCATGTCCGGCGCGTCGGGCAAAGTCCCGGCGGTGATCCACGTCTCGCCCGAGGCGCTGCTGGCCGGCCCGCTCGGCAAGGTCCGCACGGGCGACACGATCGTGATCGACGCCGAAGCGGGCGTGCTCGACGTCGAGGTCGATGCGAACGAATGGGCCGCACGCGAAGTGGCCGCGCCCGCGCATCAGGCGGAAAACGAAGTCGGCTTCGGCCGCGAATTGTTCGGCGTCTTCCGTTCGGCCGCGGCGCCGGCGGAAATGGGCGCTTCGGTGTTCGGTCCGCTCGTCGGCGAGACGGCTGAACAAGCGGCTCATGTACGTCAATGA
- a CDS encoding MotA/TolQ/ExbB proton channel family protein, whose product MANTGILHYLQTSDAVTHGVAYLLLAMSVASWCFLIVKSWMLARAKRQAPRALTLFWQASTLSDGVLALRFADKERVFAPLAEAALESAEVHTPGALLARVERSERVLRALRQALAASQRRLEFGQVLLASVGSTAPFVGLLGTVWGIYHALGSIAASGQAMIENVAGPVGEALIMTAFGLVVAIPAVLAYNVLGRMARQLSEELDGFAHDLHVYVCAPQDAAPHEAAASRRVEAS is encoded by the coding sequence ATGGCAAACACCGGCATTCTTCACTACCTGCAAACGAGCGACGCCGTCACGCACGGTGTCGCGTATCTGTTGCTGGCGATGTCGGTGGCGAGCTGGTGCTTCCTGATCGTGAAAAGCTGGATGCTCGCGCGCGCGAAGCGCCAGGCGCCCCGCGCGCTCACGCTGTTCTGGCAGGCGTCGACGCTCTCCGATGGCGTGCTCGCCTTGCGCTTCGCCGATAAGGAGCGCGTGTTCGCGCCGCTCGCCGAAGCCGCACTCGAATCGGCCGAGGTGCACACGCCGGGCGCGCTGCTCGCGCGCGTCGAGCGCAGCGAGCGGGTGCTGCGCGCGCTGCGTCAGGCGCTCGCCGCGTCGCAGCGGCGGCTCGAGTTCGGGCAGGTGCTGCTTGCGTCGGTCGGCAGCACGGCGCCGTTCGTCGGCTTGCTCGGCACGGTCTGGGGTATCTATCACGCGCTCGGCAGCATTGCGGCGAGCGGTCAGGCGATGATCGAGAACGTCGCGGGGCCGGTCGGCGAGGCGCTCATCATGACGGCGTTCGGCCTCGTCGTCGCCATTCCCGCCGTGCTAGCGTACAACGTGCTCGGGCGCATGGCGCGGCAATTGTCCGAAGAGCTCGACGGTTTCGCGCACGATCTTCACGTGTACGTCTGCGCGCCGCAGGACGCCGCGCCGCACGAGGCGGCAGCGTCGCGCCGCGTCGAGGCGTCCTGA
- the leuS gene encoding leucine--tRNA ligase has protein sequence MQERYLPADVEAAAQQDWRAADAYKSAEIAGKQKFYCVSMLPYPSGKLHMGHVRNYTINDVMYRYLRMNGFNVLMPMGWDAFGMPAENAAMANGVPPAKWTYDNIAYMKGQMQSMGLAIDWSREIATCKPEYYKWNQWLFLKMLEKGIAYKKTGTVNWDPVDQTVLANEQVIDGRGWRSGALVEKREIPMYYMRITQYADELLHDLDGLGWPERVKLMQQNWIGKSFGVNFGFPYELDGEHKLLRVFTTRADTIMGVTFCAVAAEHPLATHLAKGKPELQAFVDECKRGGVAEADVMTMEKKGMATGFFVKHPLTQEPVEVWVGNYVLMTYGEGAVMGVPAHDERDFAFAKKYGLPIKQVIALEGQQYSTDAWQEWYGDKTAGGVCVASGKYDGMGYDAAVDAIAADLKSLELGDKQITWRLRDWGISRQRYWGTPIPIIHCPACGDVPVPEQDLPVVLPEDLVPDGTGNPLAKSAAFVNCTCPKCGAPAKRETDTMDTFVDSSWYFYRYASPDAATMVDARTDYWMPMDQYIGGIEHAILHLLYSRFWAKVSRDLGLVEFGEPAKNLLTQGMVLNETFYREDASGKKIWYNPADVTVSHDDKGRPVGATLNADGQPVVLGGIEKMSKSKNNGVDPQLLIDQHGADTARLFTMFAAPPEQQLEWSGAGVEGASRFLRRVWGFGFANQAVLRERGAFDAATQSDADKAVRREIHSVLKQADFDYQRLQYNTVVSAAMKMLNALEGAKEAQGAVLRETYGILLRVLYPVVPHVTHQLWSELGYAGEFGGLLDAAWPKVDEQALEQAEIELVLQVNGKVRGALTVAKDASREAIEQAALAHEMFEKFAEGRPPKKVIIVPGRLVNIVA, from the coding sequence ATGCAAGAAAGATACTTACCCGCCGATGTCGAAGCCGCCGCCCAGCAAGACTGGCGCGCCGCCGATGCCTACAAGTCCGCAGAAATCGCCGGTAAGCAGAAGTTCTATTGCGTCTCGATGCTGCCGTATCCGTCGGGCAAGCTGCACATGGGGCACGTGCGGAACTACACGATCAACGACGTGATGTACCGCTATCTGCGGATGAACGGCTTCAACGTGCTGATGCCGATGGGCTGGGACGCGTTCGGCATGCCCGCCGAAAACGCTGCGATGGCCAACGGCGTGCCGCCCGCGAAGTGGACCTACGACAACATCGCGTACATGAAGGGGCAGATGCAGTCGATGGGCCTGGCGATCGACTGGTCGCGCGAAATCGCCACCTGCAAGCCCGAGTACTACAAGTGGAACCAGTGGCTGTTCCTGAAGATGCTGGAAAAGGGCATCGCGTACAAGAAAACGGGCACCGTGAACTGGGACCCTGTCGATCAGACCGTGCTCGCGAACGAGCAGGTGATCGACGGCCGCGGCTGGCGCTCGGGCGCACTCGTGGAAAAGCGCGAGATCCCGATGTACTACATGCGGATCACGCAATACGCCGATGAATTGCTGCACGACCTCGACGGCCTCGGCTGGCCCGAGCGCGTGAAGCTCATGCAGCAGAACTGGATCGGCAAGAGCTTCGGCGTGAACTTCGGCTTCCCGTACGAACTCGACGGCGAGCACAAGCTGTTGCGCGTGTTCACGACGCGTGCGGACACGATCATGGGCGTCACGTTCTGCGCCGTGGCCGCCGAGCATCCGCTCGCCACGCATCTTGCGAAAGGCAAGCCCGAGCTGCAAGCGTTCGTCGACGAATGCAAACGCGGCGGCGTCGCGGAAGCCGACGTCATGACGATGGAAAAGAAGGGCATGGCGACGGGCTTTTTCGTCAAGCATCCGCTGACGCAGGAGCCGGTCGAGGTGTGGGTCGGCAACTACGTGCTGATGACCTATGGCGAAGGCGCGGTGATGGGTGTGCCGGCGCACGACGAGCGCGATTTCGCGTTCGCGAAGAAATACGGTCTGCCGATCAAGCAGGTCATCGCGCTCGAAGGCCAGCAGTACTCGACCGACGCGTGGCAAGAGTGGTACGGCGACAAGACGGCCGGCGGTGTGTGCGTGGCGAGCGGCAAGTACGACGGCATGGGCTATGACGCGGCCGTCGACGCCATCGCCGCCGATCTCAAGTCGCTCGAGCTCGGCGACAAGCAGATCACCTGGCGCCTGCGCGATTGGGGCATCTCGCGCCAGCGCTACTGGGGCACCCCGATCCCGATCATCCACTGCCCGGCCTGCGGCGACGTGCCGGTGCCGGAACAGGACCTGCCCGTCGTGCTGCCGGAAGACCTCGTGCCGGACGGCACCGGCAACCCGCTCGCGAAATCGGCCGCGTTCGTGAACTGCACGTGTCCCAAGTGCGGCGCACCGGCCAAGCGCGAGACCGACACGATGGACACCTTCGTCGATTCGTCGTGGTACTTCTACCGCTACGCGTCGCCCGACGCGGCGACGATGGTCGACGCGCGCACCGACTACTGGATGCCGATGGACCAATACATCGGCGGCATCGAGCACGCGATTCTGCACCTGCTGTACTCGCGCTTCTGGGCGAAGGTGTCGCGCGACCTCGGCCTCGTCGAGTTCGGCGAGCCGGCGAAGAACCTGCTCACGCAGGGCATGGTGCTCAACGAAACGTTCTACCGAGAAGACGCGTCGGGCAAGAAAATTTGGTACAACCCGGCCGACGTCACCGTCTCGCACGACGACAAGGGCCGCCCGGTCGGCGCGACGCTGAACGCGGACGGCCAGCCGGTCGTGCTCGGCGGCATCGAGAAGATGTCGAAGTCGAAGAACAACGGCGTCGATCCGCAGTTGCTGATCGACCAGCACGGCGCGGATACCGCGCGCCTCTTCACGATGTTCGCGGCGCCGCCCGAGCAGCAGCTCGAGTGGTCGGGCGCGGGCGTCGAGGGCGCGAGCCGCTTCCTGCGGCGCGTGTGGGGGTTCGGCTTCGCGAACCAGGCGGTGCTGCGCGAGCGCGGCGCGTTCGACGCGGCGACCCAATCGGACGCCGACAAGGCCGTGCGTCGTGAAATCCATAGCGTGCTGAAGCAGGCCGATTTCGACTATCAGCGCTTGCAGTACAACACGGTCGTTTCGGCGGCGATGAAGATGCTCAACGCGCTCGAAGGCGCGAAGGAAGCGCAAGGCGCGGTGCTGCGCGAGACGTACGGCATTTTGCTGCGCGTGCTGTACCCGGTTGTGCCGCACGTCACGCATCAGCTGTGGAGCGAGCTCGGTTACGCCGGCGAATTCGGCGGTCTGCTCGATGCGGCGTGGCCGAAGGTCGACGAGCAAGCGCTCGAGCAAGCCGAGATCGAACTCGTGCTGCAGGTGAACGGCAAGGTACGCGGCGCGCTGACGGTTGCAAAGGACGCATCGCGCGAGGCGATCGAGCAAGCCGCGCTTGCGCACGAGATGTTCGAGAAGTTCGCCGAAGGCCGTCCGCCGAAGAAGGTCATCATCGTGCCGGGCCGCCTCGTGAACATCGTGGCCTAA
- a CDS encoding glutamate-5-semialdehyde dehydrogenase — MDIDQYMTGLGRRARQASRAMARATTATKNAALEAIARGIERDAQALKDANARDVARARDKGHDAAFIDRLTLSDKALKTMVEGLRQVAALPDPIGEISNLKYRPSGIQVGQMRVPLGVIGIIYESRPNVTIDAAALCLKSGNATILRGGSEALECNTALAKLIGEGLEAAGLPQDAVQVVETADRAAVGKLITMTEYVDVIVPRGGKSLIARLIEEGRVPMIKHLDGICHVYVDDRADLAKALKVCDNAKTHRYGTCNTMETLLVARDIAQKALPPLGAMYAEKGVELRVDPGARNVLSGAPGIAPGSLVDATEEDWRTEYLAPVLAIKVVDGLDEAIEHINTYGSAHTDAIVTEDHDRAMRFLREVDSASVMVNASTRFADGFEYGLGAEIGISNDKLHARGPVGLDGLTSLKYVVLGHGEARQ; from the coding sequence ATGGATATCGACCAATACATGACCGGCCTCGGCCGCCGGGCGCGCCAGGCATCGCGTGCGATGGCGCGAGCCACCACCGCGACGAAGAACGCGGCTCTCGAAGCGATCGCGCGGGGAATCGAGCGCGATGCACAGGCGCTGAAGGACGCGAATGCCCGCGACGTCGCGCGTGCCCGCGACAAGGGCCACGATGCCGCGTTTATCGATCGCCTGACGCTCTCGGACAAAGCGCTGAAGACGATGGTCGAAGGTTTGCGCCAAGTGGCGGCGTTGCCCGACCCGATCGGTGAGATCAGCAATCTGAAGTACCGCCCGAGCGGCATCCAGGTCGGCCAGATGCGCGTGCCGCTCGGCGTGATCGGGATCATCTACGAATCGCGCCCGAACGTGACGATCGATGCAGCCGCGCTGTGCCTGAAATCCGGCAACGCGACGATTTTGCGCGGCGGTTCGGAGGCGCTCGAATGCAACACGGCGCTCGCGAAGCTGATCGGCGAAGGGCTCGAAGCGGCTGGCTTGCCGCAAGACGCGGTGCAGGTGGTCGAGACGGCCGATCGCGCGGCGGTCGGCAAGCTGATCACGATGACCGAATACGTCGACGTGATCGTGCCGCGCGGCGGCAAGAGCCTGATCGCGCGCCTCATCGAAGAAGGGCGCGTGCCGATGATCAAGCATCTGGACGGTATCTGCCACGTCTATGTCGACGATCGCGCGGATCTCGCGAAGGCGCTGAAGGTTTGCGACAACGCGAAGACGCATCGCTACGGCACCTGCAACACGATGGAAACGCTGCTCGTCGCACGCGACATCGCGCAAAAGGCGCTGCCGCCGCTTGGTGCGATGTATGCGGAGAAGGGCGTCGAGCTCCGTGTCGATCCGGGGGCGCGCAACGTGCTGAGCGGCGCCCCGGGGATTGCGCCTGGCTCGCTCGTCGATGCAACCGAAGAGGACTGGCGCACCGAATATCTGGCGCCCGTGCTCGCGATCAAGGTTGTCGACGGTCTCGATGAAGCGATCGAGCACATCAACACCTACGGCTCGGCGCACACGGACGCGATCGTCACCGAAGACCACGACCGCGCGATGCGTTTCCTGCGCGAGGTCGATTCCGCGAGCGTGATGGTGAACGCCTCGACGCGCTTCGCCGACGGCTTCGAATACGGCCTCGGCGCAGAGATCGGCATTTCCAATGACAAATTGCACGCGCGCGGGCCCGTGGGCCTCGACGGGCTCACTTCGCTGAAGTACGTCGTGCTTGGGCATGGCGAAGCGCGTCAATAA
- a CDS encoding ExbD/TolR family protein: MAFGGLDKKQTAAPMADINMTPLIDVMLVLLVIFIITAPLFTHAIRLDLPKVASAPARQTPNTISLSIDAAGKIYWDGQPISLDAMRAKFVAAGKLAEAPEIHLRAARATRYEIIAQVMGAAQQAGLERIGFVTEPPGASAPDAANP; encoded by the coding sequence ATGGCATTCGGCGGACTCGACAAGAAGCAGACTGCCGCGCCGATGGCGGACATCAACATGACGCCGCTCATCGACGTGATGCTCGTGCTGCTCGTCATCTTCATCATCACGGCGCCGCTTTTCACGCACGCGATCCGGCTCGACTTGCCGAAGGTCGCCTCCGCCCCGGCGCGCCAGACCCCGAACACGATTTCGCTGTCGATCGACGCTGCCGGCAAGATCTACTGGGACGGTCAGCCGATTTCGCTCGATGCCATGCGCGCGAAGTTCGTCGCGGCGGGCAAGCTGGCCGAGGCGCCCGAGATCCATCTACGCGCGGCGCGCGCGACCCGCTACGAGATCATCGCGCAAGTGATGGGCGCGGCGCAGCAGGCGGGGCTCGAGCGCATCGGCTTCGTGACCGAACCGCCGGGCGCGAGCGCGCCGGACGCAGCCAATCCGTAG
- the holA gene encoding DNA polymerase III subunit delta: MQLRLDALEPHLAKGLAGLYVVYGDEHLLAQEACDRIRATARAAGFTDRSVFTVERGFDWSSLLGASQSMSLFGDRQLVELRIPSGKPGKEGADALKTLASSGNPDVLTLVTLPRLDAATQKAAWFTALADAGVALKIDPVERAQLPNWVGQRLAQQGQRVAAGEEGRRALQFIAERVEGNLLAAHQEIQKLGLLYPQGVLSFEQVQDAVLNVARYDVFKLNEAMLAGDVGRLARMLDGLKGEGEAAVLVLWAIVEELRTLLRIKRGVEAGKPLAMLLRENRVWGPRERLVGPALSRVTESALEKALSLAARLDRQVKGLSGSASDRRNELPPNPWDGLFELAMTVAAPGRSAPRPPSGTPPRPPARRAA; this comes from the coding sequence ATGCAATTGCGACTTGACGCTCTCGAACCGCATCTCGCGAAGGGACTGGCGGGCCTGTACGTCGTGTACGGCGACGAGCATCTGCTCGCCCAGGAGGCGTGCGACCGCATCCGCGCGACGGCTCGCGCAGCAGGCTTCACCGATCGCTCGGTGTTCACCGTCGAGCGCGGTTTCGACTGGAGTTCGCTGCTCGGCGCGAGCCAGTCGATGTCGCTGTTCGGCGACCGGCAACTCGTCGAGTTGCGCATCCCGTCGGGAAAGCCCGGCAAGGAAGGCGCCGACGCGCTGAAGACGCTCGCGTCGTCCGGCAATCCCGATGTGCTGACGCTCGTCACGCTGCCGCGTCTCGATGCGGCGACGCAGAAAGCCGCTTGGTTCACTGCGCTCGCCGACGCGGGCGTGGCGCTCAAGATCGATCCCGTCGAACGCGCGCAGCTGCCGAACTGGGTGGGTCAACGCCTGGCGCAGCAGGGCCAGCGCGTCGCCGCCGGCGAAGAAGGGCGGCGTGCGCTGCAATTCATCGCGGAACGCGTCGAAGGCAACCTGCTCGCCGCGCATCAGGAAATTCAAAAGCTCGGCTTGCTCTATCCGCAAGGTGTGCTGAGCTTCGAGCAAGTGCAGGACGCGGTCCTCAACGTCGCGCGCTATGACGTTTTCAAGCTGAACGAAGCGATGCTAGCGGGCGATGTCGGCCGGCTTGCGCGCATGCTCGACGGATTGAAAGGCGAAGGCGAGGCGGCGGTCCTGGTGCTGTGGGCGATCGTCGAAGAGCTGCGCACGTTGCTGCGCATCAAGCGCGGTGTCGAGGCGGGCAAGCCGCTGGCCATGCTGCTGCGCGAGAACCGTGTGTGGGGACCGCGCGAGCGGCTCGTCGGGCCGGCGCTGTCGCGCGTGACCGAATCCGCGTTGGAGAAGGCGCTGTCGCTTGCCGCGCGCCTCGATCGCCAGGTCAAGGGCTTGTCGGGCTCCGCGTCCGACCGTCGCAACGAGCTGCCGCCAAACCCATGGGACGGGCTGTTCGAACTGGCGATGACGGTTGCGGCGCCAGGCCGATCCGCGCCTCGCCCGCCATCGGGCACGCCGCCGCGACCGCCGGCACGACGCGCCGCCTGA
- a CDS encoding MurR/RpiR family transcriptional regulator, whose amino-acid sequence MLSRIESMRAQLRPSERKLADYVIDAPREVLDLAMTELAERAGVSQPTIARFCHALGCSGFREFKIRLAQSIAHGVPSVYRDVRPDEPAPGVIAKVFDRTIGALIEVRNSLSTDSIAAAIDLLAHASRIEFYGAGGSGIAAQDIQHKFFRLGIPSVAYADPHTYSMSAALLGAGDVVVTISNTGRTRDIVDAARSALACGAKVVAITHSNSPLAQIATVSLSANIAEEADVFSPMTSRMSHLAIGDILAVGVALQRGPELVDKLGKAKETITRRRIGAGT is encoded by the coding sequence ATGCTCTCTAGAATCGAATCGATGCGTGCGCAGTTGCGCCCATCCGAACGCAAACTGGCCGACTACGTGATCGACGCCCCTCGCGAGGTGCTCGATCTCGCGATGACCGAGCTCGCGGAACGCGCGGGCGTCAGCCAGCCGACGATCGCGCGCTTTTGCCATGCGCTCGGGTGCAGCGGTTTTCGCGAGTTCAAGATCCGGCTGGCGCAAAGCATCGCGCACGGCGTGCCGTCGGTGTATCGCGACGTGCGCCCCGATGAGCCCGCGCCGGGCGTGATCGCCAAGGTCTTCGACCGGACGATCGGCGCGCTGATCGAAGTGCGCAACAGCCTGTCGACGGACAGCATCGCGGCAGCAATCGACTTGCTCGCGCATGCGTCGCGCATCGAGTTCTACGGCGCGGGTGGGTCTGGAATCGCCGCGCAGGATATCCAGCATAAGTTCTTCCGCCTGGGCATCCCCAGCGTGGCCTACGCCGATCCTCATACTTATTCGATGTCGGCGGCGCTACTGGGCGCGGGTGATGTTGTCGTGACGATCTCCAACACGGGCCGCACGCGCGACATCGTCGACGCCGCGCGCTCGGCGCTCGCGTGCGGCGCGAAGGTCGTCGCGATTACACACAGCAACTCGCCGCTCGCGCAGATCGCGACCGTGAGTCTCTCCGCGAATATCGCCGAAGAGGCGGATGTGTTTTCGCCGATGACATCGCGTATGTCGCATTTGGCGATCGGCGATATTTTGGCGGTGGGGGTGGCACTGCAGCGCGGCCCCGAGCTTGTCGACAAACTGGGGAAGGCCAAGGAGACCATTACGCGCAGGCGGATTGGCGCGGGGACATAG